A window of Malania oleifera isolate guangnan ecotype guangnan chromosome 5, ASM2987363v1, whole genome shotgun sequence contains these coding sequences:
- the LOC131156303 gene encoding transcription factor HHO6-like translates to MGSIPPELSLNLRPTYIPKTITDFLSDLSAIGNVSERKEKLQDYVKRLEDEMRKIDAFKRELPLCMLLLHDAILALKDELIQCPAANVKPVLEEFIPLKKDCDEDVSVKKEKDCRDKKNWMSSVQLWNSDDHPTTNYIYNQKQSSVAEIKRRNEGENRSATEDPLQSSKSRAGGRAFIPFKGYSVFPATASVKENKEDLPVSGLSLLTPGIKPLREEPVGSSVLSSKAICSKTVSSPAHNSQSNLRTAPQQQTARKQRRCWSPELHRRFVNALQQLGGSQVATPKQIRELMQVDGLTNDEVKSHLQKYRLHTRRLPPTSGSPASQPVVVLGSLWMSQDQYGDSSKASSSQSGSPQGPLQLTGNGGGTSTTGGDSMDDDEDEKSESYSWKSQIHKQGKDDV, encoded by the exons ATGGGCTCGATTCCACCTGAGCTTAGCTTGAATTTAAGACCGACTTATATTCCCAAAACGATCACCGATTTTCTCAGTGACCTCTCCGCGATCGGCAATGTTTCCGAGAGGAAAGAGAAGCTTCAGGATTATGTTAAGAGATTGGAAGATGAAATGAGGAAGATTGACGCGTTCAAACGGGAGCTCCCCCTCTGCATGCTTCTTCTTCACGATG CAATTCTTGCTTTGAAGGATGAATTAATACAATGTCCGGCAGCCAATGTTAAACCAGTACTAGAAGAATTCATTCCATTAAAGAAGGATTGTGATGAAGACGTCAgtgttaaaaaagaaaaggactgtAGAGATAAGAAGAATTGGATGAGCTCTGTTCAGCTCTGGAACAGTGATGACCATCCCACTACCAATTACATCTATAATCAAAAGCAAAGCTCTGTTGCAGAAATCAAGCGG AGGAATGAGGGAGAAAATCGCTCCGCTACTGAGGATCCACTTCAGTCCTCTAAATCAAGAGCTGGAGGAAGAGCATTTATACCATTTAAAGGGTACTCTGTTTTTCCGGCTACAGCATCGGTAAAGGAAAACAAGGAGGACTTGCCAGTTTCTGGCCTTTCTCTTCTCACTCCTGGAATTAAACCTCTGAGAGAAGAACCGGTCGGTTCGAGTGTTTTGAGTTCTAAAGCTATCTGCAGCAAAACAGTTTCCTCCCCTGCTCACAATTCCCAATCGAATTTACGAACTGCACCACAGCAGCAAACTGCCCGGAAACAGAGAAGGTGCTGGTCGCCGGAGTTGCATCGGCGGTTCGTAAATGCGCTGCAGCAACTGGGTGGTTCACAAG TGGCCACTCCGAAGCAGATTAGAGAACTAATGCAAGTAGATGGGCTCACCAATGATGAAGTGAAGAGCCACTTGCAA AAGTACAGACTTCACACCCGAAGACTTCCACCTACCTCAGGTTCCCCTGCAAGCCAACCTGTTGTTGTTTTGGGAAGTTTGTGGATGTCCCAAGATCAATATGGTGACTCCTCAAAGGCCAGCAGTTCCCAATCCGGTTCGCCGCAAGGTCCCCTTCAGTTAACCGGAAACGGTGGAGGGACTTCGACTACAGGTGGCGACAGCatggatgatgatgaagatgagaaATCAGAGAGCTATAGCTGGAAAAGTCAGATTCACAAACAGGGAAAGGATGATGTATAG